The genomic DNA TCTACATGTCTTCTATCTTTTGTTGCTCCTCACGTAGTCTTGTTAACTCCCTAAGCAGTGAGACCGTATCTTGCTCATCTGTTCTACATTTCACAGGACTCACTGGAGTTCTGAGTATCCCTCCCTAAATATTCATTGATCAGATGGTCATTGATGGAGGTCCAGCACAGGTGACTTGCTTGGTAAGTCAAATCTCAATCCTAAACCAAgctcaagagagaaaaatttgagTAAAGCCTCCTAGACATAAATACTCATAATAAAATGCTTACAAAGCTGGCAAAGATCATAGTGTATTCTAGGTGCTTATGGGAACAGAACTTTATCCTCCACTCAAAGCTGAATGTAACAAGGAGTTTCtattttactaattattttgTCAGTTGGCAAtccaattttcaatattttgtcaGTTTGGAGAAAAGCTGTATCAACTAACTAATTTATATCCAATTTTGGAGACAGTGATAAACTTTAAATACCTGACAAATTGTCCTAGTAGGGgggctttttatattttatttactgaaacTGATCATCCAATATCTCTTCTTGACAAAGAAAAGAGGATTTGAAATGTGATTTCTGAACCTGATTAGAAAATCAGAAGcgtgaaggagaaaaaagaacatacgCTACCTGCGTTGTGTCTGGGAGGTGGTTATGTTTGTGTGAAGGAATGAAATTCTAGCCCATATTCCTGAGGGAAGTATTCAATGTGTTCCTTTTTCTGAACAGAGCACGTCTCCATAAATATGCAAAGTTGCTTTTAGAATTAGTGTAATTCAACAGACTAAGGGTATTAGGGTCTAATTTTAGAAACcaaagtttttataaattttctgtttgtGAAAAATTCTACTGTTTATTGTAGATTCACTTTTCAATTACAAGTGACAGAATCTGTCTTCTGATTATTTCCCCTATAAGGCTTGAGCTTTAGACAGCATGTCCACCAGACAGTGGAGAAAGGCAATGGACCACCAGATCTGTTGATCTTCATTCTTGAAAACTAATGTTGTAAGAGTTGAATAAGAAAGAGATGGAAGTGAACAACTTAGAAAAGGTTTGTATATTTCAGTGGGTTTACTCTTCACAGTCTGTTAGCTCCAACAGTACATCACCAAGTCACTACTTTTAAAACATCAGTAAAGAGCTATTTCTTCTGTTGTACCTCcttccaggaaaacaaaatataagtaGATTTGGACTCTGGAGTCAAAGAGGGAGAAATCTCTTTTAGCTCTCAATTGTTCTTCAATaccatctttcttcttcctgtgaaTTCTTCTGTTGTTTCTAATCAGTTTTTTATGAACAATGTATTCCTTCCAGAAAACTTAAGCCAAAGACATATATAAAGCGCAGGTCATAAATGTATAGCACCGACATAGAATTGCTTCCCAGTTGATGAATTGagcctgtttattttttataattcatcACCGTCATCTGAGCTAAAACTACTTCTCCTACTGCTCTCTTTGGAAACTGCAGGGGAAGTGGCAGACAGCAGAGGATCTGTTCCAAATGGAGATATTGTGTCATCCAGTAGCATATCAtccaatctttgttcctctttcaAAGCGGCACTAAATGATAAATCCGTGAAATGTGACAAAGGATCAGAGAAGGCCATAGCTTGATCACTGAGCTCAGGGCTTGTCCCCTGAGATATAGTCAATTGCTGGCAATAGTCTACGGAATTCTGTTCAAGATGAGTCTGTTGTTTAGTGACTTGAGCGCCTAAATCAACTGTGCCAAGGGAAGCCAGGGTAGGAAGACCATGAGCACGAGCCTGTATTTCTAGTTCCTgcaatttcaaacaaaaataattaaataatgacTCTGAAAGTGGACTTAACTCTAGAGAATAAGCTATAATTAGAACCAATATATTGAGAAACATTGAGAATGGAGAGcaatacatattataaatattgtttGCAAATAACAGAATGTGATATATTTCTAATGCCTGAAAACTAACCCTGAGGAAAGCACTccgattttttaaaaagtctcctcCCATTGTTCTTTAAAGGAACACACGACATATAATGGTCCCGTAGTGGTTCTGACTACAATACAGATATTTGGAAATTGGGGAAAATCTTCCATTTATTCTTACTGATTAATTTCTCACTATAGGACCATTTCCCAGTGCTTTACCTGGCACTAAGTGTGctcatataaagaaaaagaaacttgagaGTTATGAAAACCCGTATTTTGACATTTTGTGTCATGTGAACAGAGGAGGAGTGACTGAATAGAAACTGGCGCAATATGCTTAGAGGCAGTGAAATCCACAGCCGttactgaagaaataaaaggtgagGGGAAGAGTTTAGTGTCCAATATTATCTAGAGAAACAAATGTTCTACTTATTTTTTGGCTGGGATAGTGTTGTGTGTTTTTATAAAACTGATTCTGTTTTCTGCATTTTGCAATGAGTTGTCattcattacatatttttaaagtcatcttGATCCTGGATTTCTAAGCAAAACCTAACCAATTCATGAActtttaaaaggtaataaaattatcctttggaaggaaaaataattgttaataagaaggaaataaatgagacCAATGAATAAAACTGAAGATGGCTAAGTCTTATATAAGCTACATGGTTCATGGCAACATTCTTGTAAAAACCTGAATCCGGAGTAGAAGCCGCCTGTTAGCCTGCTCTAATTTCCTCTGTCTGTGTTCTAATTCTCGAGCTCTCTGTTGTTCTTTTTGTAGCCACTTGATGTACTCCACTGATGCTTTCAGAATGGTTCCTTTGTTCCAGCGCATATCACTGTAGAACGGAGAGATAACCTTTTCACAATTGTGCATGTCAGCAGAATTCATAAGAACTTACAAAATCTTTTACATTAATATGAAATAATGATTTACATGACTATTATTCACTCTTAGATATTATTGCTtctgaatagaaattttaataGAATAGTTAAGAAGCCCTTATATAGTAAAATTAATCCCAGAATGAAAATAAGTGtcaaaagaaagtaataaagtgACTTTTTGTGGGAGAGCTAAATGCAATATCATGATTCTACCAttacagtttttatatttttagtgaaaattgcttttattattaaCTCTGAGATTAAAATCTATGTGTGGTATTTCTACATTAATGAACTAGGAAATGTACGTTACTGAAGACTTAAGCCTAAATTTTTTAAGATCATTTCAAATGCACCAATCTTTTAACTTACTTTCTAATAAGGTTGTTTTATGCttctaagacaaaaataaaataaagtcccTCCTGAATGGTGATCTTGAGTGATTGTGAAACGAATCAGAGTTTGGCAACATCACTTTATGCAACAGAGCAAAACTTTCTAGAATCATTAGGCAAATTTTCCTGCACAAAAAGCatcaatacttttttaaaaagctggatatctctttttaaataagtttaagataagtaataaaattaaacattactGGATAACCTTTCAGTCCACagcatagaaaaaatattttattaaaacttatttttaatgcaGGAGAAATAATAAATCTGGAATTATGGAACAGGCTACCAATTTTAATATCTGAAAGCACACATCAATGAATTTAATGCTGTATGAGAATTGGCAGTATGTGTAGAGAACGAAGCCAAACTAATTGCCAAAAGTTAATCAGAACTCTTGGAAAACCTTGGTGACTTTTCAATTTAGAAtcatgagattttttaaaatacagcataaAGTAAGCATctagggaaattttaaaaagacattacaTTACATGTATGTTTAGTTTATGTGAGCTACATGAAATGTATTGAACTTAGTATGTATTTATTAAGTGAACAGAAGTGGAAAATATAGTTTATGAAAAATCTAACTTGCAAATGCCTCATTGGGAATTCAGGTTAGACGACGATTCCATTAGCTGtaacaaattaaaagaagatAAGTTTTTCTACAAACAGGTGAAAACACTTATTAGGGCCTAGATAAGCCATATTCTACTAAAGGGCACCAAACCATTATCAGAGTCTGTCTCaagttttaaaatgctttgttaGCTCTCTAGGACTATAACAGCTGTTGGTCTCATTCTACTCACAGTCATTTATGGTGGGGGGAAGGCCAGGGAAATAGAGGCTCCTTTGTCAGCAAACCAAGAAGGTATCTGTACCCGAAGAGTGCAGTGAACTCCTGAATTAAAACACTGAGTGGCAGCAGGAGCCTTATGGCCTAATTGTGTTTCTTCTCATGGGAAGAAACACTTGAAGGacagaaggaataaaattaaaaggaaactcTAGTCAACTTTGAAGTGTAAGGTACTGTTTATTTAGATCTAAGGTAAACCTTCAAACCAGTGGTAGAAACCACACAATGGATCTTCCTATAATTTCTACCTGATGTCATTtgcactatattttaaaagttcactctattttaaagccattttaatATATGAggtttcttcttaaaatattttgttttccaaatttattacggagatattttcctttttccccagaTAATTTCAAGCAGGTAGGCATCATATATGACAGTAACACCAAGATATATAAAAGCATGCCTAAAGAATGAATGTTGATACtggcttttcattttctacaaaataattttctttgaagagCTTAAAACTTTTGGGGAGTTAAAAGATTGAATGCATTTAAGGCTAAAGCAATAGAAATATGTACATTGAAGTAGGAATGCAGCCATGCAAAACTATGGAAGACACAGTCTGTTGTCATTTCAGGAGTACACATGCACTTCAAAGCattaaaacagagagaagacaccATGACAGGTTTTCTTGCTTCAATCAACTTCCTATTTAAAAAGTCTTGttaagaatccaccagaaaactattggaaataatcatCGACTGCAacaaagctgcagggtacaaaatcaattttaaaaaatcagttgcattcccatacactaaaaatgaactagcagaaaactaaatcaagaatacaatcccatttacaatcacaacaaagagaataaaatatctaggaataaacttaaccaaagaggtgaaagacctataccctgaaaattataagacattattgaaagaaattgaagaagacataaagaaatggaaagatattccaggggccagcctggtggtgcagcagttaagttcgcacgttccacttctctgcagcctagggttcgctggttctgatcctgggtggggacatggtacgacttggcaaaagccatgctgtggtaggcgtcccacatataaagtagaggaagatgggcatggatgttagctcagggccagtcttcctcaggaaaaagaggattggcagtagttagctcagggctaatctttctcaaaaaaaaaaaaagaaagaaagatattccACGTTCATGGGGTCAgaaggataaacatagttaaaatgtccatactacctaaagcaatctaaagattcagtgcaatcccaatcagaatcacaacgccattcttcacagaaatagaacaaagaatccaaaaatttacatggaacaacaaaagaccccaaatacccaaagcaatcctgagaaaaaaagaacaaagctggcggcatgacaacccctgacttcaaaacatacctcaaagctatagtaatcaaaacagcatggaactggcacaaaaacagacaaacaaatcaatggatcagaatataaagcccagaaataaaaccacacatctatggacagttaacaTTTGACAAAAGAAcccagaacatacaatggagaaaggaaagtctcttcaataaatggtgttgggaaaactggacagctacatgcaaaagaatgaaaatagaccattgtcttgcaccatacacaaaaatgaactctaaatctattaaagatttgaatgtaagaaccgaaaccataaaaatcctagaagaaaatataggcagtacactcttcaacatttatcttagccacatcttttcgaa from Equus quagga isolate Etosha38 chromosome 8, UCLA_HA_Equagga_1.0, whole genome shotgun sequence includes the following:
- the TFEC gene encoding transcription factor EC isoform X2 gives rise to the protein MMKEKEKTIAIVKVIDTSKLKLLSGSILDVYGGEQGISPVNMGLTSASCPGNLPMKREITETDTRALAKERQKKDNHNLIERRRRYNINYRIKELGTLIPKSNDPDMRWNKGTILKASVEYIKWLQKEQQRARELEHRQRKLEQANRRLLLRIQELEIQARAHGLPTLASLGTVDLGAQVTKQQTHLEQNSVDYCQQLTISQGTSPELSDQAMAFSDPLSHFTDLSFSAALKEEQRLDDMLLDDTISPFGTDPLLSATSPAVSKESSRRSSFSSDDGDEL
- the TFEC gene encoding transcription factor EC isoform X1; the protein is MTLDHQIVSQTLKRSHPPTQGRALLVQPGHTSPESDTGLTGNPLTKLLTLRKDDDNVEWHMEDVIEDIIGMESSFKEEGTDSPLLMQRTLSGSILDVYGGEQGISPVNMGLTSASCPGNLPMKREITETDTRALAKERQKKDNHNLIERRRRYNINYRIKELGTLIPKSNDPDMRWNKGTILKASVEYIKWLQKEQQRARELEHRQRKLEQANRRLLLRIQELEIQARAHGLPTLASLGTVDLGAQVTKQQTHLEQNSVDYCQQLTISQGTSPELSDQAMAFSDPLSHFTDLSFSAALKEEQRLDDMLLDDTISPFGTDPLLSATSPAVSKESSRRSSFSSDDGDEL